In uncultured Ilyobacter sp., a genomic segment contains:
- the rpoD gene encoding RNA polymerase sigma factor RpoD has product MKDFIRNEKARALIRKSIEEKVITFEEVNEALQDDFPVDKIEFLINGMIDQGIKIIRREELEKVKSEDKESKTSVKATTSKVVVELEEEEDSEEVESDTVEKKDEGDFNPAEIEEVTEEELSPEKLMAISSGVDVDEPIKMYLREIGQVPLLTHKQEIEHAKNSAEGDEWATQQLVEANLRLVVSIAKKHTNRGLKLLDLIQEGNIGLMKAVEKFEYTKGYKFSTYATWWIRQAITRAIADQGRTIRIPVHMIETINKIKKESRIYLQETGKDATPEVLAERLGMESEKVKAILEMNQDPISLETPVGSEEDSELGDFVEDNKMLSPYEQTNRNLLKEQLDDVLQSLSEREEKVLRFRYGLDDGCPRTLEEVGKIFKVTRERIRQIEVKALRKLRHPSRRKKLEDFKM; this is encoded by the coding sequence ATGAAAGACTTTATTAGGAATGAAAAGGCGCGTGCTTTGATAAGAAAGTCAATAGAGGAGAAAGTTATAACTTTTGAGGAAGTGAATGAAGCGCTACAGGATGATTTTCCAGTTGATAAAATAGAGTTCCTTATAAACGGAATGATTGATCAGGGTATAAAAATCATTAGGAGAGAGGAACTCGAAAAGGTAAAGTCTGAAGATAAGGAGAGTAAAACCTCTGTGAAAGCTACTACTTCTAAAGTTGTAGTTGAATTAGAAGAGGAAGAGGATTCAGAAGAAGTTGAATCCGATACAGTTGAAAAAAAAGATGAGGGAGATTTTAACCCTGCGGAAATAGAAGAAGTGACCGAAGAAGAGTTATCTCCAGAAAAACTTATGGCAATCAGCTCAGGCGTAGACGTAGACGAGCCTATTAAAATGTACCTAAGAGAGATCGGACAAGTGCCGTTACTCACTCACAAGCAAGAAATAGAGCATGCCAAGAATTCTGCCGAAGGTGACGAATGGGCAACTCAACAGTTGGTAGAAGCCAATCTGAGACTAGTTGTAAGTATAGCTAAAAAGCATACAAACAGGGGATTAAAATTACTAGATCTTATCCAAGAGGGAAACATAGGCTTGATGAAGGCTGTTGAAAAATTTGAGTATACTAAGGGTTATAAGTTTTCCACCTATGCAACTTGGTGGATAAGACAAGCGATAACAAGGGCGATAGCAGACCAAGGAAGAACTATAAGAATACCTGTACATATGATAGAGACAATAAACAAGATAAAAAAAGAAAGCAGAATATATCTTCAGGAGACGGGAAAAGATGCAACTCCAGAGGTTCTTGCTGAGAGATTGGGAATGGAATCAGAAAAAGTAAAAGCTATACTCGAGATGAATCAAGACCCTATTTCTCTAGAAACACCAGTGGGAAGCGAAGAAGACAGTGAGCTAGGTGACTTTGTAGAAGATAACAAAATGCTAAGTCCTTATGAGCAAACTAATAGAAATCTGTTGAAAGAACAGCTAGACGATGTACTTCAGAGTTTAAGCGAGAGAGAAGAAAAAGTCTTAAGATTTAGATATGGTCTAGATGACGGATGCCCTAGAACACTTGAGGAAGTCGGTAAGATATTCAAAGTGACTAGAGAACGTATCAGGCAAATAGAGGTAAAGGCTCTTAGGAAACTAAGACACCCAAGCAGAAGAAAAAAATTAGAAGATTTTAAAATGTAA
- a CDS encoding sigma-70 family RNA polymerase sigma factor, whose amino-acid sequence MSLNINKLEKKIKEKVLLQKDFEEFVCQECSQESDFQTLIDFIFKKGIEIQEDEENYEDSIGDGYYSEEILEQYFHDISLYTPIPREKEKEIVIKAQAGDEEAREILVTSNLKLVAKIAMKYSKSGVNYIDLIQDGTIGLITAIDKYDLSKGHSFTSYSVWWIKRDIINSIANRINAIKIPSYVYLMNKKIRIFEDKFMEKNNKRPSYKEISEGLNLSLEEVEKMKEASEIGVGGFADGNEPELGDFNTVDQIDKELNLLEERSKISNLMRKISSEEQKVVEMYYGLDDNKRMGFKEIAKNMGLSVEKVKFLKERAILKLKSANERMWG is encoded by the coding sequence ATGTCTTTAAATATAAATAAACTTGAGAAAAAAATTAAAGAGAAGGTTCTGCTTCAAAAAGATTTTGAAGAGTTTGTCTGCCAAGAGTGCAGCCAAGAGAGCGATTTTCAGACTCTTATTGATTTTATCTTTAAAAAAGGTATAGAAATACAGGAGGATGAAGAAAATTATGAGGACTCTATAGGGGATGGTTATTATAGCGAAGAGATATTAGAGCAGTATTTTCACGATATCTCACTTTATACGCCTATACCGAGAGAAAAGGAAAAAGAGATAGTAATAAAAGCCCAAGCTGGAGATGAAGAAGCACGTGAAATTCTCGTAACTTCTAACTTGAAATTGGTAGCTAAAATTGCCATGAAATACTCAAAATCAGGTGTCAATTATATTGACCTCATACAAGACGGGACAATAGGACTTATAACTGCAATTGATAAATACGATCTTTCTAAGGGTCATAGTTTCACATCTTATTCTGTATGGTGGATAAAAAGGGATATAATAAACTCAATAGCAAACAGAATAAATGCTATAAAAATACCTAGTTATGTCTATCTCATGAATAAAAAAATAAGAATATTTGAAGACAAGTTTATGGAAAAAAACAACAAAAGACCCAGCTATAAGGAAATATCCGAGGGGTTGAATTTGTCCTTAGAGGAAGTTGAAAAAATGAAAGAGGCATCTGAAATAGGTGTAGGTGGATTTGCGGATGGTAATGAACCAGAGTTAGGTGACTTTAATACAGTAGATCAGATAGATAAAGAACTAAACCTCCTAGAAGAGAGAAGTAAAATATCAAATCTAATGAGGAAAATATCTTCTGAAGAACAAAAGGTAGTGGAAATGTATTATGGTCTTGACGACAATAAAAGAATGGGCTTCAAAGAGATAGCGAAAAATATGGGGCTTTCAGTTGAAAAAGTTAAGTTTTTGAAGGAGAGGGCAATACTCAAGCTAAAATCTGCTAATGAGAGGATGTGGGGCTAA
- a CDS encoding Nif3-like dinuclear metal center hexameric protein: protein MRLSEITKKLEKAFPKNMAESWDNVGLLIGEKNKDVKKIQISLDATDRVIEEAVKNKADLIITHHPLIFSPLKAINDSTLLGKKIMKLIKNDIALYSMHTNLDSAENGLNRYIAEIIGAKESKIIAENHLDIYKLSVYVPKENYQEIIKKVRETGISIEEYDDVSYSTECLERYRRSGEDNVYTVNNIKVEVIGEKGKMFQLLNEIKKIHPYREMAYEIFSVENRYVAGGIGRVFSLENPIPFREYVDLIKEKLSIENLRIVAESEEKTVKKVAVVNGSGMSFFKKIKKLGVDVFITGDIKYHEALDAAEEGLDLIDLGHYESEHFFNRLVIRELGEVDDIETYIMNEKPIFKYR, encoded by the coding sequence ATGAGGCTTTCTGAAATAACAAAGAAGTTGGAAAAGGCGTTTCCTAAAAATATGGCAGAATCATGGGACAATGTAGGCTTATTGATAGGTGAGAAAAACAAAGATGTAAAAAAAATACAAATATCCCTAGATGCTACAGATAGAGTGATAGAAGAGGCTGTCAAAAACAAGGCTGATCTCATAATAACTCACCATCCTCTTATATTTTCCCCATTAAAAGCAATAAATGATTCTACCTTACTTGGGAAAAAGATAATGAAGCTTATAAAAAACGATATAGCCTTGTATTCTATGCACACAAATCTAGATTCGGCTGAGAATGGATTGAATAGATATATAGCTGAAATTATAGGGGCCAAAGAATCTAAAATTATAGCTGAAAATCACCTTGATATTTATAAACTTTCTGTGTACGTACCGAAGGAAAATTATCAAGAGATTATAAAAAAAGTTCGAGAAACAGGGATTTCGATAGAGGAATACGACGATGTATCCTACTCTACAGAATGCCTAGAAAGATACAGACGATCTGGGGAAGACAATGTGTATACTGTCAATAATATAAAGGTTGAAGTAATAGGGGAAAAGGGAAAAATGTTTCAACTTTTAAATGAAATAAAAAAGATTCATCCTTACAGAGAAATGGCCTATGAAATTTTTTCAGTGGAAAACAGGTATGTAGCCGGAGGGATAGGAAGGGTCTTTTCACTTGAAAATCCAATTCCTTTTAGAGAGTATGTAGACCTTATAAAAGAAAAATTATCAATAGAAAACCTCAGAATAGTGGCTGAGAGTGAAGAGAAGACAGTAAAAAAAGTGGCAGTTGTAAATGGTTCAGGTATGAGCTTTTTTAAAAAAATAAAAAAACTAGGCGTTGATGTCTTCATAACTGGAGATATAAAATATCATGAGGCTCTAGATGCAGCAGAGGAAGGACTTGATCTAATTGATTTGGGACATTATGAGAGCGAGCATTTTTTTAACCGTTTAGTTATCCGTGAACTTGGTGAAGTTGACGATATTGAAACTTATATTATGAACGAAAAACCAATTTTTAAATATAGATAA
- the rplS gene encoding 50S ribosomal protein L19 translates to MKEKLIQLVEENYIRTDMPQFKAGDTIVVHYKVKEGEKERIQLFEGVVIRVNGGGVAKTFTVRKVTGGVGVERIIPINSPMIEKIEVKRIGKVRRSKLYYLRELSGKKARIKEIRK, encoded by the coding sequence ATGAAAGAAAAATTAATCCAATTAGTAGAAGAAAACTACATCAGAACTGATATGCCTCAGTTCAAAGCAGGGGACACAATCGTTGTTCACTACAAAGTAAAAGAGGGAGAAAAAGAAAGAATCCAACTTTTTGAAGGTGTAGTAATCAGAGTCAATGGTGGAGGAGTAGCTAAAACTTTTACTGTTAGAAAAGTAACAGGAGGAGTTGGAGTAGAAAGAATCATCCCTATAAACTCTCCAATGATCGAAAAAATCGAAGTTAAGAGAATTGGTAAAGTAAGAAGATCTAAGCTTTACTACTTAAGAGAACTTTCTGGAAAGAAAGCAAGAATCAAAGAGATCAGAAAATAA
- the lepB gene encoding signal peptidase I, with protein sequence MEKEKIIINGIFYLFLTTCFLLLWIKEKEVVELIKEYRGAFSGKIISIFNIESPTTQKGVKKTVNFLETIGSALILVLIIQKFYLGNFLVPTGSMIPTIMPKDRIFGNMVVYSFKQPEREDIIVFREPVENKVLYTKRVMGLPGEEVKIEFGHLYVNNKRIDSREYSNLGFIEYNTWTIPKKGDTIEIVPGADYSSEIKSEDIKEIQEFLLEKPGQLREILPDVDFYVNGKKTGMILDFIHDKNTIDEILEGKTIKTQIDENYYMVLGDNTDGSYDSRMWGFVAESRIKGKAFVRFWPLNRVGLVK encoded by the coding sequence ATGGAAAAAGAAAAAATCATAATTAATGGAATTTTTTACCTGTTTCTAACAACGTGTTTTCTTTTGTTGTGGATAAAAGAAAAAGAAGTGGTTGAACTTATCAAAGAGTATAGGGGAGCCTTCTCTGGAAAAATAATCTCTATATTTAACATAGAGAGTCCAACAACTCAAAAAGGGGTAAAAAAGACTGTTAATTTTTTAGAAACAATCGGATCGGCACTTATACTAGTTCTGATAATTCAAAAGTTTTATTTGGGAAATTTTCTTGTTCCAACGGGGTCAATGATACCAACAATTATGCCAAAAGACAGAATATTTGGAAACATGGTAGTTTATAGTTTTAAACAACCTGAACGGGAAGATATAATAGTCTTTAGAGAACCAGTAGAAAATAAAGTCTTGTACACAAAAAGAGTCATGGGACTTCCAGGAGAAGAGGTGAAAATAGAGTTTGGACATCTCTATGTAAATAACAAAAGAATAGACAGCAGAGAATACTCTAATCTTGGCTTTATAGAGTATAATACTTGGACGATACCTAAAAAAGGTGATACTATCGAAATTGTACCTGGGGCTGATTATTCGTCTGAAATAAAAAGTGAGGATATAAAAGAGATTCAAGAATTTTTACTTGAAAAACCTGGTCAGTTGAGAGAGATTCTCCCAGATGTTGACTTTTATGTAAATGGTAAAAAAACGGGAATGATTTTGGATTTTATTCATGACAAGAACACAATAGATGAGATATTGGAAGGAAAAACTATAAAAACTCAAATTGATGAAAATTATTATATGGTTTTAGGGGACAACACAGATGGAAGTTATGATTCTAGAATGTGGGGATTTGTTGCAGAGAGCAGAATAAAAGGAAAGGCCTTTGTAAGATTCTGGCCGTTAAACAGAGTCGGATTGGTAAAATAA
- the rimI gene encoding ribosomal protein S18-alanine N-acetyltransferase, with protein MQVIQGMDIESIEELYKLEKKCFPGNSYSRDSLFKMLGNSRYHFWGVWKNEKLVGYSILLDSIDIFEIMKIAVDTTNRNQGIGEELLRTISHDVEKSIHLEVRESNLAAIKLYEKMGFENLFKRKDYYGDTGEDALVMALSKQ; from the coding sequence ATGCAGGTAATTCAAGGGATGGATATAGAGAGTATAGAGGAACTCTACAAGTTAGAGAAAAAATGCTTTCCAGGCAACTCCTATAGCAGGGACTCATTGTTTAAGATGTTGGGAAACAGCAGATATCATTTCTGGGGAGTCTGGAAAAATGAAAAACTAGTAGGATACTCAATTCTTCTAGACAGCATCGATATTTTCGAGATAATGAAGATAGCTGTGGACACAACAAACAGAAACCAGGGTATAGGGGAGGAGCTGCTCAGAACTATATCTCATGATGTTGAAAAAAGCATACATCTAGAAGTCAGGGAAAGTAATCTTGCAGCTATAAAACTATATGAAAAAATGGGGTTTGAGAATCTCTTTAAAAGGAAAGATTACTATGGTGATACCGGGGAAGATGCTCTAGTGATGGCGTTAAGTAAACAATAA
- the purB gene encoding adenylosuccinate lyase, with the protein MENNVYSNPLVERYGSKEMLENFSPDKKFSTWRKLWVALAEAQKDLGLNITEEQLEEMRENVNNIDYELAKVKEREFRHDVMAHVHTFGTAAPKAMPIIHLGATSAFVGDNTDLIQIKDGLEILKAKMVNVIDSTAKFSVEYKDLPTLGFTHFQPAQLTTVGKRATLWLQSLLLDFEELEFREETLRFRGVKGTTGTQASYLELFNGEFEKVKKLDEIVAEKMGFGKSFLVTGQTYDRKVDSEILNLLSNIAQSAHKFTNDLRLLQHLKEIEEPFEKSQIGSSAMAYKRNPMRSERISSLAKFVVAMQQSTAMTAATQWFERTLDDSANKRLSIPQAFLAIDSILLIWQNIMDGLVVYPKMIEKRIMSELPFMATEYIIMEGVKNGGDRQELHERIRVHSMEAAKTVKLEGKENDLIERILKDDYFNIDKERLLEILDPKNFVGFSAEQTVEFIEKDVNPIIKKYEAMIGIEAELRV; encoded by the coding sequence TTGGAAAATAACGTTTATTCAAATCCATTGGTTGAAAGGTATGGATCAAAAGAGATGCTGGAGAATTTTTCTCCTGACAAAAAGTTTTCCACGTGGAGAAAACTTTGGGTAGCACTGGCAGAAGCTCAGAAAGACTTGGGGCTTAACATCACCGAGGAACAACTAGAAGAGATGAGAGAGAATGTAAATAACATCGATTACGAACTTGCAAAGGTAAAAGAGCGTGAGTTTAGACATGATGTAATGGCTCATGTGCACACATTTGGTACGGCAGCTCCTAAGGCTATGCCTATAATTCATTTAGGTGCTACAAGTGCCTTTGTAGGAGACAACACTGATCTAATCCAAATAAAGGACGGACTTGAAATTCTTAAAGCAAAGATGGTCAATGTAATTGACTCAACGGCTAAATTCTCTGTTGAGTATAAGGACCTTCCTACACTTGGATTTACACATTTTCAGCCTGCACAGCTTACTACAGTTGGAAAGAGAGCTACTTTGTGGCTTCAGAGCCTACTACTTGACTTTGAAGAACTTGAATTCAGAGAAGAAACTCTAAGATTCAGAGGGGTAAAAGGTACAACTGGAACTCAAGCAAGTTACTTAGAGCTATTTAACGGTGAATTTGAAAAGGTTAAGAAATTAGATGAAATAGTAGCAGAAAAAATGGGGTTCGGTAAAAGCTTCTTGGTAACCGGTCAGACATATGACAGAAAAGTTGATTCAGAGATACTTAACCTGCTTTCAAATATAGCTCAGTCGGCACACAAGTTCACCAATGACCTGAGATTATTACAACATCTAAAAGAGATAGAGGAGCCATTTGAAAAAAGTCAAATAGGGTCTTCTGCAATGGCCTATAAAAGGAATCCAATGAGAAGTGAGAGAATTTCATCTCTTGCTAAATTTGTAGTTGCAATGCAGCAAAGTACAGCTATGACTGCTGCTACACAATGGTTTGAGAGAACTCTTGATGACTCAGCAAACAAAAGACTCTCTATACCTCAGGCTTTTCTGGCAATAGATTCAATACTTTTGATCTGGCAGAATATAATGGACGGCCTAGTGGTATATCCTAAGATGATAGAAAAGCGTATTATGTCAGAACTTCCGTTTATGGCAACTGAATATATAATAATGGAAGGTGTAAAAAACGGAGGAGACAGACAGGAGCTTCATGAAAGAATAAGAGTTCATTCTATGGAAGCTGCAAAAACTGTGAAACTAGAGGGAAAAGAGAATGACCTCATAGAAAGAATTTTAAAAGATGATTATTTTAATATAGACAAAGAGAGACTCTTAGAAATTTTAGATCCTAAAAATTTCGTTGGATTTTCTGCAGAGCAAACTGTAGAGTTTATTGAAAAAGACGTAAATCCTATCATAAAAAAATACGAGGCTATGATCGGAATCGAAGCGGAGTTAAGAGTATAG
- a CDS encoding Gx transporter family protein, which translates to MVSKNKREGYLIALVLIALYFSLLENLIPKPFPWMKIGLANLATIIALEKFDKKMAFEVVGLRIIIQGLMLGTLFTPGFFVSLTAGTASTGVMVFLYNFRKNLSLMAISSFSAVVHNITQLFVVYFLMFRNIDVYTKSILSFVLLFLALGWVSGMVTGYLGERLNLRRRIKN; encoded by the coding sequence ATAGTGTCGAAAAATAAAAGAGAGGGCTATCTAATTGCGTTGGTTTTGATAGCCCTTTATTTTTCACTTCTTGAGAATCTAATACCGAAACCATTTCCTTGGATGAAGATAGGGTTAGCAAATCTAGCTACAATTATAGCTCTCGAAAAGTTTGATAAAAAGATGGCCTTTGAAGTGGTAGGGCTCAGGATAATTATACAAGGACTGATGCTAGGAACTCTTTTTACTCCTGGTTTTTTTGTAAGTCTGACAGCAGGGACTGCGAGCACCGGAGTAATGGTATTTTTATATAATTTCAGAAAAAATCTAAGTTTAATGGCAATAAGTTCCTTTTCAGCTGTGGTGCATAATATAACACAGCTTTTTGTAGTTTACTTTTTAATGTTTAGAAATATAGATGTTTATACTAAATCCATACTTAGTTTTGTACTGCTTTTTCTAGCTCTTGGATGGGTTTCCGGAATGGTGACAGGGTATCTAGGAGAGAGATTAAATTTGAGAAGGAGGATAAAAAATTGA
- the glmM gene encoding phosphoglucosamine mutase, producing MRKYFGTDGIRGEANKELTVDIALRLGYAIGHYLRKKNPDKKQKVIMGTDTRISGYMLRSALFAGMTSMGVDIDFVGVIPTPGVSYLTRRLSADAGIMISASHNPAKDNGIKIFASNGYKLPDEVELELEDLMDRFDEISKECMPGDKVGKFKYADNEYYLYRDYLISTVKGDFSGIKIILDTANGAAYRIARQVFLALGAEIVVINDAPNGTNINVKCGSTHPEILAKVVTGYEADLGLAYDGDADRLMAVDKNGNVIDGDKIIAILAKELKSKGELNDNRVVTTVMSNMGFENYLDKNGIGLIRANVGDRYVLEKMKVNGLNIGGEQSGHIILLDYNTTGDGVLTSLKLVEALRDSEKSLDEHVVDIRDWPQVLINIRVSNDKKNLWNKSKKIMDIIQKKEGEMSGMGRVLVRTSGTEPIVRVMVEGKKQEMVDSVALEISEVVKQELS from the coding sequence TTGAGAAAATATTTTGGAACTGACGGGATAAGAGGCGAAGCCAATAAAGAACTTACAGTTGATATAGCCTTGAGACTAGGATACGCCATAGGACATTATCTAAGGAAAAAAAATCCAGATAAGAAGCAGAAGGTAATAATGGGTACTGACACAAGAATTTCTGGATATATGTTAAGATCTGCTCTTTTTGCAGGGATGACCTCTATGGGGGTAGATATAGATTTTGTAGGGGTAATCCCAACTCCTGGGGTATCTTATCTAACTAGAAGACTTTCTGCAGATGCAGGTATAATGATATCAGCATCACACAATCCAGCAAAAGACAACGGGATAAAGATCTTTGCCTCAAACGGATATAAACTTCCTGACGAGGTAGAACTTGAGCTAGAAGATCTTATGGATAGATTTGATGAGATAAGCAAGGAATGCATGCCTGGAGATAAGGTAGGTAAATTTAAGTATGCTGACAATGAGTATTATCTATACAGGGACTATCTAATATCTACTGTAAAAGGAGATTTTTCAGGTATAAAAATAATATTGGATACTGCAAATGGAGCCGCCTATAGAATAGCAAGACAAGTATTTTTGGCTTTAGGTGCTGAGATAGTCGTAATAAACGATGCTCCAAACGGGACAAACATAAATGTGAAATGCGGTTCTACCCACCCAGAGATACTTGCTAAAGTCGTAACAGGCTATGAGGCCGATCTTGGTCTTGCCTATGATGGAGATGCTGATAGACTTATGGCAGTAGACAAGAATGGGAATGTAATAGATGGTGACAAGATAATAGCAATTCTTGCCAAAGAACTAAAAAGCAAGGGAGAGCTAAATGACAACAGAGTTGTAACTACTGTTATGAGTAATATGGGATTTGAAAACTATCTAGATAAAAACGGAATAGGCCTTATTAGGGCAAATGTTGGGGACAGATATGTTTTGGAAAAAATGAAAGTAAATGGATTGAATATAGGGGGAGAACAGTCAGGACATATAATTTTATTAGATTATAATACAACTGGAGATGGTGTTCTAACTTCGCTTAAACTAGTAGAGGCTTTGAGAGATAGTGAAAAAAGTCTTGATGAGCATGTGGTTGATATCCGTGACTGGCCGCAGGTACTCATAAACATAAGAGTCTCAAATGATAAAAAGAACCTGTGGAATAAGAGTAAAAAAATTATGGATATAATACAGAAAAAAGAGGGAGAGATGTCTGGAATGGGACGTGTACTAGTAAGAACCTCTGGAACTGAGCCGATAGTGAGGGTAATGGTAGAAGGTAAAAAACAAGAGATGGTGGACTCTGTAGCCCTAGAAATTTCTGAGGTAGTGAAGCAAGAACTTTCTTAA
- a CDS encoding methyltransferase domain-containing protein: MYREFAKVYDKFMELADYDEWHDFVSYVIEGNNPGGKTLLDLGCGTGEVLKRFLEEYECTGVDISEDMLLVTREKLNDLGKDVPLLCQDMKELSLDKKYDIVISLFDTVNHLVSIGDLEKLFERIKIHLNTKGIYIFDVVDRNFMDEMFPDGFFIDQREDMTVIWEHYFEDQLDCIETTFFVEEKEGLYKKYREKHIKKIYTHKEIQEAAEKSGLHVENIYEESSLAGERFFYVIKK; the protein is encoded by the coding sequence ATGTATCGGGAGTTTGCAAAAGTTTATGACAAGTTTATGGAGTTAGCTGATTATGACGAATGGCATGACTTTGTATCCTATGTTATAGAAGGAAATAATCCCGGTGGAAAGACCTTGCTAGACCTGGGATGTGGAACTGGCGAAGTACTAAAAAGGTTTTTAGAAGAGTATGAGTGTACAGGTGTTGACATTTCTGAGGATATGCTTTTGGTTACTAGAGAAAAACTGAACGATTTAGGAAAGGATGTTCCGTTACTGTGTCAAGATATGAAAGAGCTTAGTTTGGATAAAAAGTACGACATAGTAATATCTTTGTTTGACACTGTGAATCATCTTGTGAGTATAGGGGATTTAGAAAAACTTTTTGAGAGAATAAAAATTCATTTGAATACCAAGGGGATATACATATTTGATGTTGTAGACAGAAACTTCATGGATGAGATGTTTCCTGATGGATTTTTTATAGATCAACGAGAGGATATGACAGTGATCTGGGAACATTATTTTGAAGATCAACTAGATTGTATAGAGACAACTTTTTTTGTAGAAGAAAAAGAAGGCCTGTATAAAAAGTACAGGGAAAAGCACATTAAAAAAATTTATACTCATAAAGAGATACAGGAAGCTGCCGAGAAATCTGGACTTCATGTGGAAAATATCTATGAAGAAAGCAGTCTTGCTGGGGAGCGTTTTTTTTATGTAATAAAGAAATAG
- a CDS encoding ATPase: MNQEIKKVLKNSIITTVIVLIYGILIRSPIIYIGMFGGCVISCVGFYSICLEAEAAVRNNNPFKVTVTGYLKRYLIYGIYLGLLIKFLGIPTFLGGAIGLLNIKFNIALMAILTVIKKIQSRLKKLK; encoded by the coding sequence ATGAATCAAGAGATAAAAAAAGTTCTTAAAAATTCAATTATCACAACGGTAATTGTCCTTATCTATGGAATTTTGATAAGAAGTCCAATTATATATATTGGAATGTTTGGGGGATGTGTAATTTCCTGTGTGGGTTTTTACAGTATCTGCCTAGAGGCAGAGGCAGCTGTGAGAAATAATAATCCATTTAAAGTAACAGTTACAGGATATCTAAAAAGATATTTGATATACGGTATTTATTTGGGTCTACTTATAAAATTTTTAGGTATTCCCACTTTTTTAGGCGGGGCTATAGGTCTACTGAACATAAAGTTTAACATTGCACTTATGGCTATTTTAACCGTTATAAAAAAAATACAAAGCAGGTTAAAAAAATTAAAATAA
- the atpB gene encoding F0F1 ATP synthase subunit A, which translates to MKMLGIVQFETPPLVEGPKIMFYVPLPQSMHDFPFALKMAEGSYGFPVTITIISTWCVMLFLILIFRWASQNLEIMPGKKQAFFETVYAFFDALIGQMLGAWKKKYFTYISTLFLFILISNIVSFFPIPGFSFEGGLLKIAPALRTPTADLNTTVGLALITTYSFMAASFRVSGFFGFFKGLFEPMPLMFPINLAGEFAKPTNISIRLFGNMFAGMVILGLLYKAAPALIPAPMHLYFDLFSGIVQSFVFIMLTMVYIQGSIGDAEYVD; encoded by the coding sequence ATGAAGATGCTTGGAATTGTTCAGTTTGAAACTCCACCACTGGTAGAAGGGCCAAAGATAATGTTTTATGTGCCACTTCCACAGTCGATGCATGATTTTCCTTTTGCTTTAAAAATGGCAGAAGGCAGTTATGGATTTCCTGTAACAATAACAATAATCAGTACATGGTGTGTTATGTTATTCCTTATATTAATTTTTAGATGGGCATCGCAAAATCTAGAAATTATGCCAGGAAAAAAGCAGGCATTTTTTGAAACTGTATATGCATTCTTTGATGCATTGATAGGACAAATGTTAGGTGCTTGGAAGAAAAAATATTTCACTTATATCTCTACATTATTTTTATTTATACTTATTTCAAATATTGTTTCATTTTTTCCAATTCCAGGATTTTCTTTTGAAGGCGGTCTCTTAAAAATTGCACCTGCACTAAGAACACCAACTGCAGATCTTAACACAACAGTGGGTCTGGCTTTAATAACCACCTACAGTTTTATGGCTGCTTCATTTAGAGTATCAGGATTTTTTGGATTTTTTAAAGGTTTGTTTGAACCTATGCCGCTCATGTTTCCCATTAACCTGGCTGGGGAATTTGCAAAGCCGACAAATATTTCAATCAGACTTTTTGGAAATATGTTTGCAGGAATGGTAATACTGGGATTACTTTATAAAGCAGCTCCAGCTTTGATACCGGCACCTATGCATCTATATTTCGACTTATTTAGTGGTATTGTACAGAGTTTCGTATTTATAATGTTAACAATGGTATATATTCAAGGTTCCATTGGAGACGCGGAGTATGTTGATTAA
- the atpE gene encoding ATP synthase F0 subunit C encodes MDMLLAKTVVLAASAVGAGTAMIAGIGPGVGQGYAAGKAVESVARQPEAKGDIISTMVLGQAVAESTGIYSLVIALILLYANPFVGLLG; translated from the coding sequence ATGGATATGTTATTAGCTAAAACTGTAGTATTAGCAGCATCTGCTGTAGGTGCTGGAACAGCAATGATCGCAGGTATAGGACCAGGGGTAGGGCAAGGATACGCAGCAGGTAAAGCTGTAGAATCTGTAGCTAGACAACCAGAAGCAAAAGGAGACATCATCTCTACAATGGTACTAGGACAAGCGGTAGCGGAATCTACAGGTATCTATTCACTTGTTATTGCTTTGATCCTACTTTATGCTAACCCATTTGTCGGACTATTAGGATAA